In Chryseobacterium geocarposphaerae, the following are encoded in one genomic region:
- a CDS encoding DUF2089 family protein has translation MKLPIICPSCDHTLNVSQMKCPNCTTEVNGDYELPVILKLNRDEQEFILNFFLSSGSIKEMAKQADLSYPTMRNKMDDLIQKINLLKN, from the coding sequence ATGAAACTCCCCATTATTTGTCCTAGTTGCGATCATACCTTAAATGTAAGTCAGATGAAATGTCCCAACTGTACTACAGAAGTCAATGGAGACTATGAGCTTCCGGTTATATTAAAGCTGAATCGTGATGAACAGGAATTTATCCTCAATTTTTTCTTATCCAGCGGAAGTATTAAAGAAATGGCAAAACAAGCCGATCTCTCCTATCCTACTATGAGAAACAAAATGGATGATCTTATTCAAAAAATCAACTTATTAAAAAACTAA
- a CDS encoding YceI family protein — translation MKRLLLLAMMCVCMSFVFAQKKGDKVIKVTSSEIRWWGYKVVKTQETSHSGTVKLKSGKFNFDKTVLIDGEFIIDMRSLMAGDVSEEDQIKLTNDLKSTNFFEVKKFPTAKFHLTKILPLANGTYNSTVYGDFTLKGVRKTISFPANVYITQFTVIIESAKFSLNRRDFKVFYQSSLKDYFIKNEMDIQFKISTEKLDNENRVPVKKK, via the coding sequence ATGAAAAGATTACTATTGTTGGCTATGATGTGTGTTTGCATGTCATTTGTTTTTGCTCAAAAGAAAGGAGATAAAGTGATAAAAGTGACTTCATCTGAAATCAGATGGTGGGGTTATAAGGTTGTAAAAACTCAGGAAACATCACACTCTGGAACTGTAAAATTAAAAAGCGGAAAATTCAATTTTGATAAAACGGTTTTGATAGATGGTGAGTTTATTATTGACATGAGAAGCTTAATGGCAGGAGATGTTTCTGAAGAAGATCAGATTAAGCTTACAAACGACTTAAAAAGCACAAACTTTTTTGAGGTTAAAAAATTCCCGACTGCAAAGTTTCATTTAACTAAAATTTTACCATTAGCAAACGGAACATACAATTCAACAGTATATGGAGACTTTACATTGAAAGGTGTTAGAAAGACGATTTCTTTCCCTGCAAATGTATACATCACTCAGTTTACAGTAATCATTGAATCTGCTAAGTTCTCATTGAACAGAAGAGATTTCAAAGTATTCTACCAGTCTTCATTGAAAGATTACTTTATTAAAAATGAAATGGATATTCAGTTCAAGATTTCTACAGAAAAACTGGATAACGAAAACAGAGTTCCGGTAAAAAAGAAATAA
- a CDS encoding L-serine ammonia-lyase, with product MESISVFEIIKVGIGPSSSHTMGPWNAASAFIRIIKRERSIDEVKEVFVEFFGSLAKTGIGHGTDIAGMLGLSGEDFKTIDTTKIDEKIEKVKNNQILNLGGEKEIPFIYGHHLVLNMQKSLDYHPNGMIFKAIFEDGTELVQDFYSVGGGFIMSQEKKSIQKHCVRTLYPCHKSSDIVKYCEKLGLSRISDLILMNEESWRTQEETRQEALYIWQQIKECIYKGVNKEGVLPGGLNVTRRAAGLNRKLLGDRIYKNKDEWFQQVVDAEENFTNINKWIACFALAVNEENASFGRIITAPTNGASGVIPAVLMYSQAFTNSISEEDIVRFLLVAGEIGTLFKKNATISAAMGGCQAEIGVSSAMAAAGLTEILGGNVGQVLMAAEIAMEHHLGLTCDPIKGLVQIPCIERNTMGAIKAITAANIALESDPTKAKVTLDEVIQTMWETALAMSDRFKETSEGGLAIAVNVPEC from the coding sequence ATGGAATCAATATCGGTTTTTGAGATTATTAAAGTAGGGATTGGCCCTTCTAGTTCACATACAATGGGACCTTGGAATGCAGCTTCTGCATTTATTAGAATTATAAAGAGAGAAAGATCAATAGATGAGGTGAAGGAAGTGTTTGTTGAGTTTTTCGGTTCACTGGCAAAAACGGGAATCGGGCATGGAACAGATATTGCCGGAATGTTGGGATTAAGTGGTGAAGACTTTAAGACAATCGATACTACCAAAATTGATGAAAAAATTGAAAAAGTAAAAAATAATCAAATTCTCAATCTGGGAGGTGAAAAGGAAATTCCTTTTATCTACGGTCATCATTTGGTCTTAAATATGCAAAAGTCGCTTGACTATCATCCGAACGGAATGATCTTTAAGGCAATTTTTGAAGACGGAACTGAGCTTGTTCAGGATTTTTACTCTGTAGGGGGGGGATTTATCATGAGCCAGGAGAAAAAATCGATTCAAAAACACTGTGTCCGCACTTTGTATCCTTGTCATAAATCTTCGGATATTGTAAAATATTGTGAAAAATTAGGGCTTAGCAGGATTTCAGACCTAATCCTGATGAATGAAGAAAGCTGGAGAACTCAGGAAGAAACAAGACAGGAAGCCCTTTATATCTGGCAGCAGATCAAAGAATGTATTTATAAAGGAGTAAATAAAGAAGGAGTTCTTCCGGGGGGATTAAATGTGACAAGAAGAGCGGCCGGACTTAATAGAAAATTATTAGGAGATAGAATTTATAAAAATAAGGATGAGTGGTTTCAGCAGGTAGTGGATGCCGAAGAAAACTTCACCAATATTAATAAATGGATTGCTTGTTTTGCATTGGCGGTAAATGAAGAAAATGCAAGCTTTGGAAGAATCATTACGGCTCCTACCAATGGTGCAAGTGGAGTAATTCCGGCAGTTTTAATGTATTCTCAGGCTTTCACAAACTCTATAAGTGAAGAGGATATCGTAAGATTTTTATTGGTAGCCGGTGAAATAGGAACTTTATTCAAGAAAAATGCGACAATTTCTGCGGCGATGGGTGGTTGCCAGGCGGAAATCGGGGTTTCATCAGCAATGGCGGCTGCAGGTTTAACGGAAATTCTTGGTGGAAATGTTGGGCAGGTTTTAATGGCAGCGGAAATCGCGATGGAGCATCACTTAGGACTTACATGTGATCCGATCAAAGGATTGGTTCAGATTCCATGTATTGAAAGAAATACAATGGGAGCGATAAAAGCGATTACAGCAGCAAATATTGCCTTAGAAAGTGATCCGACAAAAGCAAAAGTAACTTTAGATGAGGTAATTCAGACCATGTGGGAAACAGCATTGGCTATGAGTGACCGTTTTAAAGAAACTTCGGAAGGGGGATTGGCGATTGCGGTGAATGTTCCGGAATGTTAA
- a CDS encoding DUF1501 domain-containing protein codes for MLIKRREFLKISSLATASLLMPNFLKAMTFDEALEPNDKILVVLQFTGGNDGLNTIIPTRNDIYFKERNTIAIQNSLQLTDEAGINPALSYFKELYDNGELSVMNNVGYPNPDKSHFRSMDIWHSASRSDQYLETGWLGRFLDEECYRCEHPTQALEVDDMLSLALKGENNKAFAFKDPKRLYQTSQEKYFKSLYDHHHDDETVSYLYQTLGSTINNAGYIFEKSKAKKTEQPYPNSQLGKDFKTVSSLIKSDINTRVYYLSIGSFDTHVNQNERQQKLFEDINEAVKSFVADMKSNGLFDNILLMTFSEFGRRVAQNASNGTDHGTANQMFFISGGLKKKGLLNTLPDLTNLNEGDLIYSEDFRKVYATILKNWLKADSSKVLGWKNGVYDFI; via the coding sequence ATGTTAATTAAAAGAAGAGAATTCCTAAAAATAAGTTCATTAGCTACCGCATCTTTATTGATGCCGAACTTCCTGAAAGCAATGACATTCGATGAAGCACTGGAACCGAACGATAAGATATTGGTCGTGCTTCAGTTTACAGGTGGAAATGACGGTCTGAATACCATAATTCCTACCCGAAACGATATTTATTTCAAAGAAAGAAATACAATTGCCATTCAAAATTCATTACAGTTAACCGATGAAGCCGGTATCAACCCTGCACTTTCCTATTTTAAAGAATTATATGACAACGGTGAGCTTTCTGTGATGAATAATGTAGGTTATCCCAATCCAGACAAATCCCATTTCCGAAGTATGGATATATGGCATTCCGCAAGCAGAAGCGATCAATATCTTGAAACCGGATGGCTGGGAAGATTCCTGGATGAAGAATGTTATCGCTGTGAACATCCGACACAGGCATTAGAAGTTGATGACATGTTAAGCCTGGCCCTAAAAGGTGAAAATAACAAAGCATTTGCCTTTAAAGATCCGAAAAGATTATATCAAACCAGCCAGGAAAAATATTTCAAATCATTATATGACCACCATCATGATGACGAGACGGTTTCTTATTTGTATCAGACTTTAGGTTCAACCATCAATAATGCCGGTTATATTTTTGAAAAGAGTAAAGCTAAAAAAACGGAACAGCCCTATCCGAATTCTCAACTCGGAAAAGACTTCAAAACCGTTTCTTCACTGATAAAATCTGATATTAATACAAGAGTATATTATCTTTCAATCGGAAGTTTTGATACCCACGTCAATCAGAATGAAAGACAACAAAAATTATTCGAAGACATTAATGAAGCGGTAAAATCTTTTGTTGCGGATATGAAAAGTAACGGACTTTTCGACAATATTCTATTGATGACTTTCTCAGAATTTGGTCGCCGCGTTGCCCAAAATGCGAGTAACGGAACTGATCACGGAACGGCCAACCAGATGTTTTTCATCAGTGGAGGGCTGAAAAAGAAAGGCCTTTTGAACACACTTCCTGATTTAACGAATTTAAATGAAGGGGATTTAATTTATTCTGAAGATTTCAGAAAAGTATATGCTACGATTCTTAAAAACTGGCTGAAGGCAGATTCTTCTAAGGTATTAGGCTGGAAGAATGGAGTGTATGATTTTATCTGA
- a CDS encoding glucokinase produces MNLNPKFPLYLPGVKNGNNDNVSIIGASLSEDVTTLGYFVSGNEGLNIKIQTHYPTKSFSSFSEILEKFIQDNQLENVKRLGIAIPGPVMNGKSNPIRLGWSFDQQEFITKFGFERADMLNDLEASAYGMALLEDNDLDPIYTSGHLEKGNVAIIAPGNGLGEAGYFFDGKYLRPFASEGGHSEFSPRTNVEVEFYQFLNNIYGIVSWENVLSKTGLFNIYRFLRDVKRHPEPEWLGEKLTKGDFVEELFKAAMEEDVLICKIALDTFLEFLAREANNLALKLKATGGLLIAGEIPQSIRAYINKENFYEKYKISDKMEEMLKNIPIYLIKNNNTPLNGAALYTAYYQE; encoded by the coding sequence ATGAACTTAAATCCAAAATTTCCGCTTTATCTACCAGGAGTAAAGAATGGTAATAATGACAATGTTTCGATTATTGGAGCAAGCCTTAGTGAAGATGTGACAACATTAGGTTATTTTGTTTCCGGTAACGAGGGACTTAATATAAAAATTCAGACTCATTATCCTACGAAATCATTTTCTTCTTTTTCAGAGATTTTAGAAAAATTTATTCAGGATAATCAGCTAGAAAACGTAAAACGATTGGGAATAGCAATTCCGGGCCCTGTAATGAATGGGAAAAGTAATCCTATACGATTAGGCTGGAGTTTTGATCAGCAGGAATTTATCACAAAATTCGGTTTCGAAAGAGCTGATATGCTGAATGATCTTGAAGCTTCTGCATACGGTATGGCACTTTTAGAAGATAATGATTTGGATCCTATTTATACAAGTGGCCATCTGGAAAAAGGGAATGTAGCAATTATTGCACCCGGAAACGGACTGGGTGAAGCCGGATATTTCTTTGATGGAAAATATTTAAGACCTTTTGCTTCGGAAGGAGGTCACTCCGAATTCTCTCCGCGTACCAACGTAGAAGTGGAATTCTATCAATTCTTGAATAATATTTATGGAATTGTAAGTTGGGAAAATGTACTTTCAAAAACAGGACTATTCAATATCTACAGATTTTTGAGAGACGTAAAAAGACATCCAGAACCGGAATGGCTAGGAGAGAAGCTTACAAAAGGTGACTTTGTTGAGGAATTATTTAAGGCTGCTATGGAAGAGGATGTTCTTATCTGTAAAATAGCATTAGATACTTTTCTGGAATTTTTAGCGAGAGAAGCCAATAATCTTGCACTTAAGCTTAAAGCAACAGGAGGATTGCTGATTGCAGGAGAAATTCCTCAGTCTATAAGAGCTTATATCAATAAGGAAAACTTCTACGAAAAATATAAAATCAGTGATAAGATGGAAGAAATGCTGAAAAACATTCCGATCTACCTGATAAAGAACAATAATACGCCATTAAACGGAGCGGCGCTCTATACGGCTTATTATCAAGAATAA
- a CDS encoding YIP1 family protein, with protein MNWKTVFNPFSKYSENQLLIAGIVSLGITLVLCNVFNLQVDSIFHYRYADEKDSFIKSIGYSLLSYIIAIIIFFILGKIYNKRTRLIDIVNTILISQIPGIFIILISELPIIKNSMESIRVMAEKNPANISPADLVVICIFSFSALLLIAYGMTLIYNGFKTATNLKNWKQIVIFAFLIIVTTITCQFIF; from the coding sequence ATGAATTGGAAAACAGTTTTCAACCCATTTTCAAAATATAGCGAGAATCAGCTTCTTATTGCAGGAATAGTATCTCTGGGAATCACATTGGTATTATGTAATGTATTCAATTTACAGGTGGACAGTATTTTTCATTACCGGTATGCAGATGAAAAAGACTCATTTATTAAAAGTATTGGTTACAGCTTATTAAGCTATATCATTGCAATCATTATTTTTTTTATTCTCGGAAAAATATATAATAAAAGGACCAGACTTATTGATATTGTCAATACCATTTTAATTTCTCAAATTCCGGGAATTTTTATCATTCTGATCAGCGAGCTTCCTATTATTAAAAACAGTATGGAGTCTATAAGAGTAATGGCAGAAAAAAATCCGGCAAATATTTCTCCCGCAGATCTTGTTGTTATCTGTATTTTCAGCTTTTCAGCTCTTTTACTAATTGCTTACGGAATGACCCTTATCTATAATGGTTTCAAAACAGCGACCAATCTTAAGAACTGGAAACAGATCGTGATTTTTGCATTCTTAATTATCGTTACCACTATCACTTGTCAATTTATATTTTAA
- a CDS encoding alpha/beta hydrolase family protein, whose protein sequence is MKIYIISGLGADFKVLEKLEFPKQHEIVFIDWLIPEKNESFAAYIKRMAEKIDDSQPFYLLGYSFGGIMVQEINKLKPAEKVVILGSIKSDKEKSRLIRAGEITRIPKILPESLFNERTTRAYSVLRKFFDPKNPKVLQYFRVKDPYYLKWSVEKISEWKFEETSKVVQILGDRDIVFPIKNSKPDYIIKGGTHLFPATKFKEVSRILQDELI, encoded by the coding sequence ATGAAAATTTATATAATAAGCGGGTTGGGAGCCGATTTTAAAGTATTGGAAAAATTAGAATTTCCTAAACAACATGAAATTGTCTTTATAGACTGGCTGATTCCTGAGAAAAATGAAAGCTTTGCCGCATATATAAAGAGAATGGCCGAAAAGATTGATGATTCACAGCCATTCTACCTTTTAGGATATTCTTTTGGAGGAATTATGGTGCAGGAGATTAATAAACTGAAGCCTGCTGAAAAAGTGGTGATTTTGGGAAGCATAAAATCCGATAAAGAAAAATCCAGATTAATAAGAGCCGGAGAAATTACAAGAATTCCTAAAATTCTGCCGGAAAGCCTATTCAATGAAAGAACAACAAGAGCTTATTCTGTGCTTCGAAAGTTTTTCGATCCTAAAAACCCAAAGGTTTTACAATATTTCAGGGTGAAAGATCCTTATTATTTAAAATGGTCGGTTGAAAAGATCTCCGAATGGAAATTTGAAGAAACATCGAAGGTCGTACAGATACTGGGTGATAGAGATATTGTCTTTCCTATTAAAAACTCAAAACCCGATTACATTATCAAAGGGGGGACTCATCTTTTTCCTGCTACAAAATTTAAGGAGGTCTCCCGTATTTTACAAGATGAATTAATTTAA
- a CDS encoding DUF1800 domain-containing protein, producing the protein MTLPSLINNKHLLWRAGFGAGISQFEDLHKKDIKSLIHDLFTEETFLFINYDTPDIVEGGDYMMNDKAPAEKKKEMQRVYREQNEELNLNFLDKMVNSKEQMREKMAFFWHGHFASRVVNPKFNRQILNVIRKNALGNFKDLLFEVSQAPAMLNFLNNQQNKKDHPNENFAREVMELFTMGRGNYTEKDIREGARAFTGWGFDKEGNFVERKKLHDEGTKTFLGKTGNFTGTDALNIILEQKATSKFITTKIYKFFVNENVDETIVNKLSESFYQSNYDIKKLMTDIFSSSWFYDKKNIGNRIKSPIELMAGMMRTLPMNIQNPENLIVYQKLLGQMLLYPPNVAGWPNGKSWIDSSTLMLRLQIPQIWSGLRPLDYRPKEDDDLDMGLKNNTNTLAKSFKNPNITIDWARVEKIFNGKNVENYLIQNNTSLDMSSVKNFSDSTVKMNVINLMSTPEYQLM; encoded by the coding sequence ATGACTCTCCCATCGCTCATCAATAACAAACACCTTCTCTGGCGTGCAGGTTTCGGAGCAGGAATCAGCCAGTTTGAGGATCTTCACAAAAAAGATATCAAAAGCTTAATCCATGATCTGTTTACAGAAGAAACCTTTCTTTTCATCAATTATGATACCCCTGATATTGTTGAAGGCGGTGATTATATGATGAACGATAAAGCTCCAGCCGAAAAGAAAAAGGAAATGCAGCGGGTTTACCGCGAACAAAACGAGGAGCTGAACCTGAATTTTCTTGACAAGATGGTGAATAGCAAAGAGCAAATGAGAGAAAAAATGGCATTTTTCTGGCACGGACATTTTGCTTCAAGAGTGGTCAACCCAAAATTCAACAGGCAAATTCTGAATGTTATTCGAAAAAATGCGCTGGGAAATTTCAAAGATCTTTTATTTGAAGTCAGCCAGGCTCCTGCTATGCTGAATTTTTTAAATAATCAGCAAAATAAAAAGGATCATCCTAATGAAAACTTTGCGCGGGAAGTGATGGAACTTTTCACGATGGGAAGAGGAAACTATACGGAAAAAGATATCAGAGAGGGAGCAAGAGCATTTACAGGATGGGGATTTGACAAGGAAGGGAATTTTGTGGAGAGAAAAAAACTTCATGATGAAGGCACAAAAACATTTCTGGGTAAAACCGGGAACTTTACAGGAACTGATGCTTTAAATATCATTCTCGAACAAAAAGCAACTTCCAAATTTATCACTACTAAAATTTATAAGTTTTTCGTGAATGAAAATGTAGATGAAACCATTGTTAATAAACTAAGCGAAAGCTTCTATCAATCTAACTACGACATCAAAAAACTAATGACAGATATTTTCTCAAGCTCATGGTTTTATGATAAGAAAAATATCGGCAACAGGATAAAATCTCCCATTGAGCTGATGGCCGGAATGATGCGAACACTTCCTATGAATATTCAAAATCCGGAGAACCTCATCGTTTATCAGAAATTACTGGGACAAATGCTGCTGTATCCACCTAATGTTGCAGGCTGGCCGAACGGAAAATCGTGGATTGACAGTTCTACACTGATGCTGAGACTTCAGATTCCTCAGATCTGGTCAGGATTAAGACCACTCGATTATCGTCCCAAAGAAGATGATGACCTGGATATGGGATTGAAAAACAATACAAACACCTTAGCAAAAAGCTTTAAAAACCCGAATATCACAATTGACTGGGCCCGTGTGGAAAAGATATTTAATGGAAAAAATGTTGAGAATTATTTAATTCAAAACAATACATCATTAGATATGAGCTCCGTGAAAAATTTCTCTGACAGTACTGTGAAAATGAATGTCATTAATCTTATGTCAACACCAGAATATCAGTTAATGTAG
- a CDS encoding YceI family protein: protein MKKIFLLAVLAGGLAFGQTKKVVASDVHWWGYKVAKSEASSHDGTIKVKSGNVVLKGNQVVGGTFVLDMTSINSTDLSGEYQQKLNGHLKNGDFFEVEKYPTGTFKITSVKKNNDKVYNSLVTGNLTVKGKTNPVSFPAKIAVANGAVTIESNKFSFDRQKFDVAYKSTMQDVFVKDDIDMTVKVTAK from the coding sequence ATGAAAAAAATATTTTTATTAGCGGTTTTAGCTGGTGGATTAGCTTTCGGGCAAACAAAAAAAGTAGTAGCATCTGATGTACACTGGTGGGGGTATAAAGTAGCAAAATCTGAAGCAAGTTCTCATGACGGAACTATCAAGGTGAAGTCTGGTAACGTAGTTTTAAAAGGAAACCAGGTTGTAGGAGGTACTTTTGTTTTGGACATGACTTCTATTAATTCAACTGATCTTTCAGGAGAATATCAACAGAAACTTAATGGGCATTTGAAAAACGGAGATTTCTTCGAAGTTGAAAAATACCCTACAGGAACTTTCAAAATCACTTCTGTAAAGAAAAACAATGATAAAGTATACAATAGCTTAGTAACAGGAAATCTTACAGTAAAAGGTAAAACAAATCCTGTTTCTTTCCCTGCTAAAATTGCAGTTGCTAACGGAGCGGTAACTATTGAGTCTAATAAATTCTCTTTTGACAGACAAAAATTTGATGTTGCTTACAAGTCTACAATGCAGGATGTTTTTGTGAAAGATGATATCGACATGACAGTAAAAGTGACTGCTAAATAA
- a CDS encoding serine hydrolase domain-containing protein, giving the protein MKTKILFIVFLLSIQQIFSQQIAGSWEGDLDIEGNKLPFIVHIEKDKNSYKALLDSPAQGAEGIPAEKVSFSNNELFIEITSANASYKGKLENNTISGNFIQNGKSFPLVLKPFDKKNNKDENLEILKLSANIQESLNKIDDFISYLEKNNAEAGEISIFKGGKEIYKRNFGETAFSQEDKVTFQIGSITKSMTAMMLFKLIEKKQLDLNDKLSKFYSKIPNAEKITISQLLHHSSGLGDYVTGKNTMKWLTDKVSEEQIMNHIIEQGSLFEPGTKVQYSNSGYYLLTKILEKVSKKSYADNLKETFVQPLQLKNFYTVSQKPTNVFSSYSYANAWEPVKDFDFNNVVGVGDIATTPTNLNIIINALFAGKIISKESLSAMMPKEDRFGMGLALTSFYSKMFVGHSGGTYGTNSLMIYNGEDDISISYSLNADRIGANNFTIDILSILYNKEFSLPNFSTTKISETELEKYVGDYSSKDIPLGIKIFIKNGGLFGQGTGQPEFPLEYVEKDQFKFDNAGLKMTFFPEKTEMQLEQGGGKFLFNKK; this is encoded by the coding sequence ATGAAAACTAAAATTTTATTTATTGTCTTTCTACTAAGTATTCAACAAATTTTCTCACAACAAATAGCCGGTTCATGGGAAGGAGATTTAGATATTGAAGGAAATAAACTTCCTTTTATTGTTCATATAGAAAAAGATAAAAATTCTTATAAAGCTTTACTTGACAGTCCCGCACAAGGAGCTGAAGGTATTCCTGCCGAAAAGGTATCATTTAGCAACAATGAATTGTTTATAGAAATTACAAGCGCAAATGCATCCTATAAAGGAAAGCTTGAAAACAATACCATATCAGGTAATTTCATTCAAAACGGGAAAAGCTTTCCTTTAGTTTTAAAACCTTTTGATAAAAAGAATAATAAAGATGAAAATCTCGAGATCCTTAAATTATCAGCTAACATTCAGGAAAGTTTGAATAAAATTGATGATTTCATCTCTTATCTAGAGAAAAACAATGCCGAAGCAGGTGAAATTTCGATTTTTAAAGGAGGAAAAGAGATCTACAAAAGAAATTTTGGAGAAACTGCTTTTTCCCAAGAGGATAAAGTAACTTTTCAGATCGGTTCTATCACAAAATCGATGACCGCCATGATGTTGTTTAAGCTTATTGAGAAAAAGCAATTGGATCTTAATGACAAACTTTCAAAGTTTTATTCTAAAATTCCAAATGCTGAAAAAATAACGATTTCACAACTGCTTCATCATTCTTCAGGACTGGGAGATTATGTTACGGGCAAGAATACCATGAAGTGGCTTACAGATAAAGTTTCTGAAGAACAGATCATGAATCACATTATTGAGCAGGGTTCTTTATTTGAGCCGGGAACTAAAGTTCAATATTCCAATTCCGGATATTATTTATTGACAAAAATCTTAGAAAAGGTCAGTAAAAAATCTTACGCAGACAATTTAAAGGAAACATTTGTACAGCCTCTACAATTAAAAAACTTTTATACGGTGAGCCAAAAGCCAACAAACGTTTTCAGTTCTTACAGCTATGCCAATGCATGGGAACCTGTGAAAGATTTTGATTTCAACAATGTAGTAGGTGTAGGTGATATTGCCACTACTCCAACGAATTTAAATATCATTATTAATGCTCTTTTTGCAGGAAAAATTATTTCCAAAGAAAGCCTTTCTGCCATGATGCCTAAAGAGGACAGATTTGGAATGGGACTCGCTTTAACATCTTTTTATTCAAAGATGTTTGTAGGACACAGCGGCGGAACGTATGGAACCAATTCATTAATGATCTATAACGGTGAGGATGATATTTCCATTTCTTATTCTTTGAACGCCGACAGAATAGGAGCCAATAATTTCACAATTGATATTTTAAGTATACTTTATAATAAAGAGTTCAGTCTGCCTAATTTTTCAACTACAAAAATTTCAGAAACTGAGTTAGAGAAATACGTTGGTGATTATTCATCTAAAGATATTCCACTTGGTATTAAAATTTTCATTAAAAACGGAGGATTATTCGGACAGGGAACAGGGCAACCTGAGTTTCCACTAGAATATGTAGAAAAAGATCAGTTTAAATTTGACAATGCCGGTCTAAAGATGACTTTCTTTCCTGAAAAAACAGAAATGCAACTGGAGCAAGGCGGCGGAAAGTTTTTATTTAACAAGAAATAA
- a CDS encoding ammonium transporter, giving the protein MKVGLKWIVSFTIISLVAVGGLFWSPIVDFPNTGEFLDESKIVGADVAWILAAAGLVLLMTPGLSFFYGGMVGKKNVISTMLQSFIALGVISILWVVVGFSLSFGDSIGFTINGEHYGIIGNPLSYPFFSRVGVLPHKAMASTIPFILFALFQMKFAVITPALITGSFAERVRFISYLLFMVLFSLFIYTPLCHMVWHPDGLLNKYFGVKDFAGGTVVHMSAGFAALAGAIVVGNRKNPHHEPSNISYVMLGTGMLWFGWFGFNAGSALSANATAATAFGTTTIASASAMMTWIFFDRINKRKVSALGACIGAVVGLVAITPACGFVSISESLFIGFISAIVSNIMVNWKALKKIDDTLDVFACHGVGGIMGMILTAIFAHGENASLLHGGIKVFAHHMIALVLVSLFAFFGSLLLYKITDSIITLRVSEESENMGLDMSQHEESLC; this is encoded by the coding sequence ATGAAAGTAGGGCTTAAATGGATAGTGTCTTTTACTATCATTTCTCTAGTCGCAGTCGGGGGGCTGTTTTGGAGTCCCATTGTTGATTTTCCGAATACCGGAGAATTTCTAGATGAAAGTAAAATTGTTGGAGCAGATGTGGCCTGGATTCTGGCAGCTGCAGGTTTGGTTTTATTAATGACGCCTGGCTTATCATTCTTCTACGGCGGAATGGTTGGGAAGAAAAATGTGATTTCTACCATGCTGCAAAGCTTTATTGCTTTGGGAGTGATCTCAATTTTATGGGTAGTAGTTGGTTTTTCACTTTCTTTTGGAGATTCTATTGGCTTTACGATTAATGGAGAACATTACGGAATAATCGGTAATCCTTTAAGCTATCCCTTTTTCAGCAGAGTAGGAGTATTGCCGCATAAAGCAATGGCTTCTACAATTCCCTTTATTCTTTTTGCTTTGTTTCAAATGAAATTTGCAGTCATTACACCAGCTTTGATCACAGGATCGTTTGCTGAAAGAGTAAGATTTATTTCTTATCTGTTGTTCATGGTTTTGTTTAGCCTGTTCATATATACTCCTTTATGTCATATGGTGTGGCATCCGGATGGACTTTTGAATAAATATTTCGGAGTAAAAGATTTTGCCGGAGGGACAGTGGTTCATATGAGTGCCGGTTTTGCGGCTTTGGCGGGAGCCATTGTTGTTGGAAACCGAAAAAATCCTCACCATGAACCATCCAATATCTCATACGTAATGTTGGGAACAGGAATGCTTTGGTTCGGATGGTTTGGTTTTAATGCCGGTTCTGCCTTGAGTGCCAATGCAACTGCTGCTACAGCTTTTGGAACTACAACGATTGCTTCAGCTTCTGCAATGATGACCTGGATCTTTTTTGACAGAATCAATAAAAGAAAAGTTTCTGCTTTAGGAGCGTGTATCGGTGCAGTAGTAGGTTTGGTTGCGATCACTCCGGCTTGTGGGTTTGTTTCTATTTCGGAAAGTCTTTTCATCGGTTTCATTTCGGCAATTGTTTCTAATATAATGGTTAACTGGAAAGCATTGAAGAAAATAGATGACACGCTGGATGTTTTCGCCTGTCATGGAGTGGGAGGAATTATGGGAATGATCTTAACAGCAATCTTTGCTCATGGTGAGAATGCAAGTCTTCTTCATGGGGGAATTAAAGTATTTGCCCATCATATGATTGCGTTGGTTCTTGTTTCATTGTTTGCATTTTTTGGCTCACTGCTTTTGTATAAGATTACAGACAGTATCATCACTCTAAGGGTCTCTGAGGAGTCGGAAAATATGGGACTGGATATGTCTCAACATGAAGAAAGCCTGTGTTAA